One segment of Paramormyrops kingsleyae isolate MSU_618 chromosome 8, PKINGS_0.4, whole genome shotgun sequence DNA contains the following:
- the LOC111839862 gene encoding ras-related protein Rap-1A-like codes for MREYKLVVLGSGGVGKSALTVQFVQGIFVEKYDPTIEDSYRKQVEVDGQQCMLEILDTAGTEQFTAMRDLYMKNGQGFALVYSITAQSTFNDLQDLREQILRVKDTEDVPMILVGNKCDLEEERVVGKEQGHSLAQQWNHCAFLESSAKSKINVLDIFFDLVRQINRKTPVERKKPKKKPTCVLL; via the exons atgCGTGAATACAAGCTAGTGGTGTTGGGCTCAGGAGGCGTGGGCAAATCTGCACTG ACGGTCCAGTTTGTACAAGGTATCTTCGTGGAAAAATATGACCCCACGATAGAAGACTCGTATAGAAAG CAAGTGGAGGTAGATGGGCAGCAGTGCATGCTTGAAATCCTGGACACGGCAGGCACA gaacAGTTTACGGCGATGAGGGACCTTTATATGAAGAATGGCCAGGGCTTTGCTTTAGTGTACTCCATCACGGCACAGTCCACCTTCAACGACTTGCAAGACCTGAGGGAGCAGATCCTGCGTGTGAAAGACACCGAAGAT GTGCCCATGATCCTGGTGGGCAACAAATGTGACCTGGAGGAGGAGCGAGTGGTGGGCAAAGAGCAAGGCCATAGCTTGGCTCAGCAGTGGAACCACTGTGCCTTTCTAGAGTCCTCAGCAAAATCCAAGATCAATGTTCTTGAT ATATTCTTCGACCTTGTCAGACAGATAAATAGGAAAACACCGGTGGAAAGGAAGAAGCCAAAAAAGAAACCGACCTGCGTGCTGCTCTGA